ATGAAACAGGAGCAGTGAAAGCCCAGTTCAGCCCAGAGGAGATTATTGAGCTTGTTCCAGAGCTTCAGGAATTTGCAAACATCAAAAGCAGGCTCATAAGGAACATGATGTCAGATGACATGAGATTTTCGCATTACAATCTGATTGCAGATGAGATAAAAAAAGAGATTGAATCTGGAACTGACGGCATAATAATAACGCACGGAACAGACACCCTTCACTATACTGGAGCCGCCCTTTCTTTCATGCTTGAGAATCTTTCAATTCCAGTAATCCTTGTGGGCTCTCAAAGAAGCTCGGACAGGGGAAGCTCTGATGCGGTTTACAATATCATTTCCTCAGCATACTTCGTTTCGCATTCAGATTTTTCAGGAGTTGCAATATGCATGCATTCAGAAATGAGCGATGAGTGGGCTGATGTTCTTCCCGCCTGCAAAACCAGGAAGCTTCATTCATCAAGGAGGGATGCTTTCAAGCCAGTTAATTCATCGCTGATTGCAAGAGTCAATTTCAGGGAAGAGAAGATTGAATTCATAAAAAAGGAATATCCCAAGAGGAACAAAGAAAGGAGTCTTTCAGTTACGCATTTCAATGAAAATCTTAAAATCGCAATTGTGAAATCCCATCCTAACATGAGCGCAGATGAGATTACTGCATTCCGGGGATTTGACGGAATTGTTTTGGAGGGAACTGGGCTGGGGCACATGCCCATTTCAGAGAATGATGAGCTCACAAAAGAGCACAGCAGGATTTTTTCCGCAATTGAGGAACTTTCAAAGAAAGGGATTGTTGCAATGAGCACCCAGACAA
This genomic window from Candidatus Woesearchaeota archaeon contains:
- the gatD gene encoding Glu-tRNA(Gln) amidotransferase subunit GatD encodes the protein MEEKLVEKNLGRYAAVRTKKGDFEGILMPETDGALFIKLKNGYNIGINKQDILSISELKEKSEKIDKESEIKKEKLVAKKNLPTITILHTGGTIASRVDYETGAVKAQFSPEEIIELVPELQEFANIKSRLIRNMMSDDMRFSHYNLIADEIKKEIESGTDGIIITHGTDTLHYTGAALSFMLENLSIPVILVGSQRSSDRGSSDAVYNIISSAYFVSHSDFSGVAICMHSEMSDEWADVLPACKTRKLHSSRRDAFKPVNSSLIARVNFREEKIEFIKKEYPKRNKERSLSVTHFNENLKIAIVKSHPNMSADEITAFRGFDGIVLEGTGLGHMPISENDELTKEHSRIFSAIEELSKKGIVAMSTQTIFGRVDMNVYSPGRRLVEAGVIGNYSDMTPETTFIKLAWLLSNFKKAEIIKENLLLKNFRGEISERSGTDFL